In Thiovibrio frasassiensis, one DNA window encodes the following:
- a CDS encoding molybdopterin molybdotransferase MoeA translates to MPILSLKDAQQLIVSQCSALSTETVSLPEACDRIAGQAIKAIHAVPAFARSAMDGYAVNSRDLTGGAEPVSLKITGEIAAGTTDLPRLTRKSAIAIMTGGALPPGANQVVPFERCERKGSLVLVHSPPRPGAFIRARGTDLAAKQTIVRAGAKIEPQHLPLLAESGLAQVSVVARPELAIICTGSELLDTLDTPETGQIIGGNRFLLAALLRAGGATSRDFGLVADDCDRIVALLREALDGPSQGVITTGGMGPGNYDLLPQAFATLGIRPLYTALAVRPGRSTMFGLYRGKPIFALPGPPPAVFLLFHELVLPALRTMQRQHRPLPPLVRATLATPILLKKTGILNLKGAVASLSGKHLSVRPCRKNEAANAIIHLPPNRKHLLSGEDVSLRFCNPAFL, encoded by the coding sequence GTGCCGATCCTCTCGCTTAAAGATGCCCAACAACTGATTGTCAGCCAGTGCTCCGCCCTGAGCACAGAAACCGTCTCCCTGCCCGAGGCCTGTGACCGCATCGCCGGACAAGCCATCAAGGCCATCCATGCGGTGCCCGCCTTTGCCCGCTCCGCCATGGACGGCTATGCCGTCAACAGCCGCGACCTGACCGGGGGAGCAGAGCCGGTCTCTCTCAAGATAACCGGCGAGATTGCCGCGGGGACCACCGATCTGCCGAGACTTACCCGAAAAAGCGCCATCGCGATCATGACCGGCGGCGCCCTGCCGCCCGGGGCAAATCAGGTGGTCCCCTTTGAACGCTGCGAAAGAAAAGGATCCCTGGTGCTGGTGCACAGCCCGCCCCGACCCGGCGCCTTCATCCGCGCCAGAGGCACGGACCTCGCCGCCAAGCAAACCATTGTCCGGGCTGGAGCGAAGATCGAACCCCAACATCTGCCGCTCCTTGCCGAAAGCGGTCTGGCCCAGGTCTCCGTTGTTGCCAGGCCGGAACTGGCCATCATCTGCACGGGCAGCGAATTGCTCGATACGCTGGACACCCCGGAGACCGGCCAGATCATCGGCGGCAACCGTTTCCTGCTCGCTGCCCTTCTCCGGGCTGGCGGGGCTACTTCCCGCGATTTTGGTCTGGTGGCCGATGACTGCGACAGGATTGTCGCCCTGCTGCGAGAGGCCCTGGACGGTCCATCCCAGGGGGTGATTACCACCGGGGGCATGGGGCCCGGCAACTACGATCTCTTGCCCCAGGCCTTTGCCACACTCGGGATTCGTCCTCTCTACACCGCCTTGGCGGTTCGTCCCGGCCGCTCAACCATGTTCGGTCTCTACCGAGGCAAGCCGATCTTCGCCCTGCCAGGCCCGCCGCCTGCTGTTTTCCTGCTCTTCCACGAGCTTGTCCTCCCGGCCCTGCGCACGATGCAGAGACAACACCGCCCCTTGCCCCCACTTGTGCGCGCCACCCTCGCCACCCCAATCCTGCTGAAAAAAACCGGGATCCTCAACCTGAAAGGCGCGGTTGCCTCTTTAAGCGGCAAGCATCTCTCTGTCCGCCCCTGCCGCAAAAATGAAGCGGCCAACGCCATCATCCATCTGCCGCCAAACCGGAAGCATCTGCTGAGCGGGGAGGATGTCTCCCTGCGGTTCTGCAACCCCGCATTCCTCTAA
- the mobA gene encoding molybdenum cofactor guanylyltransferase, whose protein sequence is MIAQVAGVVLAGGKSSRFGSNKALALHQGTALIQTITRRLAGLFPEILLITNSPEAYDFLGWPMAADRYRGCGPLAGIHAALQTISQPRAFVCGCDMPLLNPELIRFLCELPGEHEVVLPWLPEGPEPLYAVYSKKILPIIEDHLAKNQYKIGMLYEKLRIRKVTAEEILQIIPDLTTFQNINHQHDLARLAGMGH, encoded by the coding sequence ATGATAGCCCAGGTTGCCGGGGTGGTTCTGGCGGGGGGGAAAAGTTCGCGCTTCGGGAGCAACAAGGCCCTGGCCCTCCATCAGGGCACCGCCTTGATCCAGACCATCACCCGCAGACTTGCCGGGCTTTTCCCGGAGATCCTGCTCATTACCAATAGTCCCGAGGCCTACGATTTTCTCGGTTGGCCCATGGCGGCAGATCGATACCGCGGCTGCGGACCCTTGGCCGGAATCCATGCCGCCCTGCAAACCATCTCCCAGCCCCGCGCCTTTGTCTGCGGCTGCGACATGCCCCTGCTCAACCCGGAGCTGATCCGTTTCCTCTGCGAACTGCCCGGCGAGCATGAGGTGGTGCTGCCCTGGCTGCCCGAAGGGCCGGAACCATTGTACGCGGTCTACAGCAAAAAGATTCTGCCGATTATTGAGGATCATCTTGCCAAAAACCAATACAAGATCGGGATGTTGTATGAAAAGCTGCGGATCCGTAAGGTCACGGCCGAAGAGATTTTGCAGATCATTCCGGACCTGACCACCTTTCAGAACATCAACCACCAGCATGACCTTGCCCGTCTTGCCGGCATGGGACACTGA
- the mobB gene encoding molybdopterin-guanine dinucleotide biosynthesis protein B encodes MPPVIALIGKPDSGKTTLLEKLLPELHRRGYHIGTIKHHVHAFEMDKPGKDTWRHKQAGASTVALSSPTGLGIIRDVDKDLSIDELVGRYYGDTDLVITEGYKRLGLPKIEVFRSALHAEPLPNRDDTWVAMVSDTTPPGDLPCFGLDDVVDLADFLETRFIKSFPRQKTSLLVNGQPVYLNSFVESFLRQAITGMTCSLKGCEDPQEIIITIRQAPSE; translated from the coding sequence ATGCCTCCTGTTATCGCACTCATCGGCAAACCCGACTCCGGCAAGACCACGCTTCTGGAAAAGCTCCTTCCGGAACTGCACCGCCGCGGCTACCACATCGGCACCATCAAGCACCATGTCCACGCCTTTGAAATGGACAAGCCCGGCAAGGACACCTGGCGCCACAAGCAGGCCGGAGCCAGCACCGTGGCCCTTTCTTCTCCCACCGGCCTGGGCATTATCCGCGATGTGGACAAGGATCTGAGCATCGACGAATTGGTGGGCCGCTATTACGGCGATACCGACCTGGTGATCACCGAAGGCTACAAGCGGCTGGGACTCCCCAAAATCGAGGTTTTTCGCTCCGCCTTGCATGCTGAGCCCTTGCCGAACCGGGACGACACCTGGGTTGCCATGGTCAGCGATACCACCCCCCCCGGCGACCTCCCCTGCTTCGGACTGGACGATGTCGTCGACCTGGCTGATTTTTTGGAGACCCGGTTCATCAAGTCCTTTCCCAGGCAAAAAACCAGCCTGCTGGTCAACGGCCAACCGGTCTACCTCAATTCCTTCGTGGAAAGCTTTCTCCGTCAGGCCATCACCGGCATGACCTGTTCCCTCAAGGGGTGCGAGGATCCCCAGGAGATTATCATCACCATCCGTCAGGCCCCGTCGGAATGA
- a CDS encoding histidine triad nucleotide-binding protein: MSSPCLFCRIINGEIPAKKLYEDDEVFAFWDISPQAPTHFLVIPKKHLSGPGAIAGEDEALIGKLIRIGAQLAKENGAEQCRLVMNNGAEAGQTVFHLHLHVLGGRTLSWPPG, translated from the coding sequence ATGAGCAGCCCCTGTCTTTTTTGCAGGATCATCAACGGTGAAATACCTGCAAAAAAATTGTACGAAGATGACGAGGTCTTCGCCTTCTGGGATATCTCCCCCCAGGCACCCACCCACTTTCTGGTCATCCCGAAAAAACACCTCAGCGGTCCGGGCGCAATTGCCGGCGAAGACGAGGCGCTCATCGGCAAGCTTATCCGCATCGGCGCCCAACTCGCCAAGGAAAACGGGGCGGAGCAATGCCGCCTGGTTATGAATAACGGTGCCGAGGCAGGCCAGACCGTCTTCCATCTACACCTCCACGTTCTCGGTGGCCGGACCTTGTCCTGGCCGCCCGGCTGA
- a CDS encoding L,D-transpeptidase — translation MRRGVFLWLCLGLVFAFRVELCLAGAGDDLTEKQFVCPFPDMTTDVLPLTYAQIREDAVSVYAQAQDEAAGVPPVRVTRKGFMWVSLSDPQPVMVNGQEWYRVNEREYIRADKLKLAKPSGFQGVMVPRDFDKQFAWMIFHTRVSPAPGVLPLEEEDPAVLPARSLVIVHEIREVEQRKWCRIGTGVWVPYRRLAMVIPRLRPEEVGESERWIEVNLTEQTLSAYEGDRLIFATLISSGDERFPTIKGLFRIWAKVRIGKMSGGEDDSDRYFVEDVPWHMYFYQSYGLHTSYWHDFFGLPNSHGCVNLAPKDALWLFEWTSPKAGKGNWQEATRSDPGTWVWVHETPPVVTGE, via the coding sequence ATGCGCAGAGGTGTTTTTCTCTGGCTCTGCCTGGGGCTGGTTTTCGCTTTCCGGGTCGAGCTCTGCCTGGCCGGAGCCGGAGATGATCTCACGGAAAAACAGTTTGTCTGTCCGTTTCCGGATATGACCACCGATGTTTTGCCCCTGACCTATGCCCAGATCAGGGAGGATGCGGTCTCCGTCTATGCTCAGGCGCAGGATGAGGCTGCCGGGGTTCCCCCTGTTCGGGTAACGAGAAAGGGTTTTATGTGGGTCAGCCTCAGCGATCCTCAGCCGGTCATGGTGAACGGGCAGGAGTGGTACAGGGTCAATGAAAGGGAATACATTAGAGCGGACAAACTCAAGCTGGCCAAACCCTCGGGTTTTCAAGGGGTCATGGTGCCCCGGGATTTTGACAAGCAATTTGCCTGGATGATTTTTCATACCCGCGTTTCCCCTGCCCCTGGAGTACTTCCCCTAGAAGAGGAGGACCCGGCCGTGTTGCCGGCGCGGTCCTTGGTCATTGTCCACGAGATCCGGGAAGTCGAGCAGCGCAAGTGGTGCAGGATCGGCACCGGAGTCTGGGTGCCGTATCGCCGTCTCGCCATGGTGATCCCGAGGCTCCGCCCGGAGGAGGTTGGAGAGTCGGAGCGGTGGATCGAGGTGAATCTTACCGAGCAGACCTTATCCGCCTATGAGGGGGATCGCTTGATTTTTGCCACCCTGATCTCTTCCGGGGATGAACGGTTTCCAACGATCAAGGGGTTGTTTCGCATCTGGGCCAAGGTCAGAATCGGCAAGATGAGCGGCGGGGAAGATGATTCGGATCGCTATTTTGTGGAAGATGTGCCGTGGCATATGTATTTTTATCAATCCTACGGATTGCACACCTCGTACTGGCATGATTTTTTCGGACTGCCCAATTCCCACGGTTGCGTGAATCTGGCGCCGAAGGATGCTCTCTGGCTCTTTGAGTGGACGAGTCCGAAAGCCGGCAAGGGGAATTGGCAGGAGGCGACCCGGAGCGATCCGGGAACTTGGGTCTGGGTGCATGAAACTCCTCCCGTGGTTACGGGGGAGTGA
- a CDS encoding L,D-transpeptidase family protein yields MIRISRHSVMESSAPPAFLFALLLLLFTFLLNGCATNPPSQTAQLPSTETKDDHQDDEDRDPGLPVTAPLKDPKIVIKKAKKKLLLYSEEKLLRAYPVILGFNPVGDKIRQGDKRTPEGSYYICMKNPRSKYYLSLGLSYPSIQDAERGLEQKLISQGDYNRIIERISRKSIPPWDTPLGGEIFIHGEAEKWSWTYGCVALCNKDIEELFKVIALGTEVVIQQ; encoded by the coding sequence ATGATCAGAATCTCGCGACACTCCGTTATGGAGTCCTCAGCCCCACCGGCCTTTCTCTTCGCACTACTCCTCCTGCTTTTCACCTTCCTGCTCAACGGTTGCGCGACAAACCCTCCCTCCCAAACAGCCCAGCTCCCGTCGACGGAGACCAAAGACGACCATCAGGATGATGAGGATCGCGACCCTGGCCTGCCAGTCACTGCACCCCTCAAGGATCCCAAAATAGTGATCAAAAAGGCAAAAAAAAAGCTCCTCCTCTATTCCGAGGAAAAGCTGTTGCGCGCCTATCCGGTCATCCTTGGGTTCAACCCGGTTGGCGACAAGATCCGCCAGGGAGACAAACGCACCCCCGAAGGAAGCTATTATATCTGCATGAAAAACCCCCGCAGCAAATACTATCTGTCGCTGGGCTTAAGCTATCCGAGTATTCAAGACGCCGAGCGGGGGCTTGAACAAAAGCTCATCAGTCAAGGAGACTACAACCGGATCATTGAAAGGATCTCCCGCAAATCCATCCCCCCCTGGGACACCCCCCTGGGCGGCGAGATCTTCATCCATGGCGAAGCCGAAAAATGGAGCTGGACATACGGCTGCGTTGCCCTGTGCAACAAGGACATTGAGGAATTATTCAAGGTCATCGCCCTGGGCACCGAGGTTGTCATCCAGCAATAA
- a CDS encoding peroxiredoxin — protein MAKSLGIFVTSPQNMRHVMGITKAAKAKGSKVKVFFSWFGVHLTKCKEFPELCELADDVSICVDSYKNAGYDPADIPKGLEAKKMATQSQHGEIIEDYECYLTL, from the coding sequence ATGGCTAAAAGTTTAGGTATTTTTGTTACCTCTCCCCAAAACATGCGCCATGTTATGGGGATCACCAAGGCCGCCAAGGCCAAGGGCTCCAAAGTAAAGGTTTTCTTCAGCTGGTTCGGTGTGCATCTGACCAAGTGCAAGGAGTTCCCGGAGCTTTGCGAACTGGCGGACGACGTGTCCATCTGCGTGGACAGCTACAAGAACGCAGGCTATGATCCCGCCGATATTCCCAAGGGTCTTGAGGCCAAGAAAATGGCCACCCAGTCCCAGCATGGCGAAATCATCGAAGACTACGAATGCTACCTGACCTTATAA
- a CDS encoding sulfurtransferase TusA family protein: MSDDIKVAPDGITPTRTLDAKGLSCPMPLLRTKKEMDKINAGEILEILGTDPGSRNDLPGWCTRSGHIYLGEKEDSGFIRFYLQKK; this comes from the coding sequence ATGAGCGACGATATCAAAGTAGCCCCGGATGGTATCACCCCGACACGCACCCTGGATGCTAAAGGCCTGAGCTGCCCCATGCCCCTGCTGCGCACCAAGAAAGAAATGGACAAGATCAACGCCGGCGAGATCCTTGAGATCCTCGGCACCGATCCTGGCTCGCGTAACGATCTGCCCGGCTGGTGCACCCGTTCCGGCCATATCTATCTTGGCGAGAAAGAAGATTCCGGGTTCATCCGCTTCTACCTCCAGAAAAAGTAG
- a CDS encoding YeeE/YedE thiosulfate transporter family protein: MGEESVMGSKVKELYKKLCKDEWNAVTAGIIVAFLSVLILVWARPWGAVGAMRNWGEWLIYGAGMWDTLGLWEKAIPKSPLLDTGSVIGIGFIAGAFVSANLGDNFDIRIPPVLEMVKGMIAGILMGIGSTLAGGCNVGGMYNAIGNLAANGFAMWLGLVLGVVLGLKYIYWEMEHISWGSGGAKTIEVPVVMRRLLAVAGLVGLIWGAYAYGDKVISVADYDNLGAEDYLGIAGGLSGLLLIAAGLGYTMQRGRWCMVQGFREPHMTGDWSLAKGVMVSILMLAVGIAVVKATGLREPVHYVRGTFGIGGVLGGFIFGLGAMLAGGCGSGTLWRVGEGQIKLWLVVPFFGVTNAIMNPLFDRWGLTEGTAEASGPLGKWVYMPDALGYGGTLAIIALAMCLWYLIASWNEDTGKLMVEM, translated from the coding sequence ATGGGCGAAGAAAGCGTTATGGGGAGCAAGGTCAAGGAGCTGTATAAGAAGTTGTGCAAGGATGAGTGGAATGCCGTCACCGCCGGGATCATCGTCGCCTTTTTGAGCGTGCTGATTCTGGTCTGGGCTCGGCCTTGGGGCGCGGTCGGCGCGATGCGCAACTGGGGTGAGTGGCTCATTTACGGAGCCGGCATGTGGGATACCCTTGGTCTGTGGGAAAAGGCGATCCCCAAGAGCCCCCTGCTGGACACCGGTTCGGTCATCGGTATCGGCTTTATTGCCGGGGCTTTTGTCTCCGCCAATCTGGGTGACAACTTCGACATCCGCATCCCTCCGGTTTTGGAGATGGTTAAAGGCATGATCGCCGGTATCCTCATGGGTATCGGATCAACCCTGGCCGGTGGTTGTAACGTCGGCGGCATGTATAACGCCATCGGCAACCTCGCGGCCAATGGCTTTGCCATGTGGCTTGGGTTGGTCCTGGGTGTAGTGCTTGGCCTCAAGTATATCTACTGGGAGATGGAGCATATTTCCTGGGGTTCCGGTGGTGCCAAGACCATCGAGGTTCCGGTGGTCATGCGTCGGTTGCTGGCAGTGGCCGGTTTGGTTGGTTTGATCTGGGGCGCCTATGCCTACGGGGATAAGGTGATCAGTGTGGCTGATTACGACAACCTCGGCGCAGAAGACTATCTCGGCATTGCCGGTGGTTTGAGCGGTCTGTTGCTGATTGCCGCCGGTCTTGGCTATACCATGCAGCGCGGTCGCTGGTGTATGGTGCAGGGCTTCCGTGAGCCGCACATGACCGGGGATTGGAGCTTGGCCAAGGGCGTCATGGTAAGCATCCTGATGCTCGCCGTCGGTATTGCGGTGGTCAAGGCCACCGGGCTGCGTGAGCCGGTGCATTATGTGCGCGGCACCTTCGGGATCGGCGGCGTGCTCGGCGGCTTCATCTTCGGCCTGGGCGCCATGCTGGCCGGCGGCTGCGGTTCCGGCACCCTCTGGCGGGTAGGTGAGGGTCAGATCAAGCTGTGGCTGGTGGTCCCTTTCTTTGGGGTAACCAATGCCATCATGAATCCTCTCTTCGACCGGTGGGGTTTGACCGAGGGCACTGCCGAGGCAAGCGGTCCGCTGGGCAAGTGGGTCTATATGCCTGATGCCCTGGGCTACGGCGGCACCCTGGCCATCATTGCGCTGGCCATGTGTCTCTGGTACCTGATTGCCAGCTGGAATGAGGATACCGGCAAGCTCATGGTTGAGATGTAA
- a CDS encoding response regulator, with protein sequence MVEAVSGLHQHVSISLGQLLQNGEIVAIVDDDAAIREPLRVYFEEHGLAVAECASATELMQVLASRNVALVLLDIGLPDTDGLSLLPQIVGQYPDAAVVMLTGVSELRVVLDCMRKGATDYLSKPVQFEEIFHVARKALEKRRLVFENRKYQEELEEAHFRIQLLHQLSVKMNSVYLSTVELDQILRAVLVGITSREGLGFNRAFLAMFDGDGRFLRGKMAIGPGSREEAGRVWEEIEERDLNFLEIVDNLKETTTSHDAAVNAIVKNLVISVEETGNILINSVLSRRSFRVSPENGWVPNPIERRIGNGNRRYNGAALHERRENAEVGALAVLGVPRDLINILDEDSFVVVPLYSPGRAFGVIIADNYVTRRFIEDGHVGALELFASQASLAIEQSHLYNEMQQKVAELEAVNQELDRNKDLLVEAERYSALGHMAAQLVHIVRNPITSIGGVSRILKKKNVDAEWEKYLNVIIHETERVESTLEDLFDFVGQGEIHQEELPLCALIRKTALLLQSSMAKHGVTWEMECPSPEPVVQGDLHQIRLVFLHLFKNAVEAMGDGGRLTIVVATQEGQVIVSVIDTGPGIPESYLDKAKDPFFTTKTYGTGMGLTLVERIVRAHGGSFSLKPHLGGGLEVRVVLPLP encoded by the coding sequence ATGGTCGAGGCGGTTTCCGGGCTACACCAACATGTCTCCATTTCCTTGGGGCAACTGCTGCAAAACGGCGAGATTGTCGCCATTGTTGATGATGATGCGGCAATCCGCGAGCCGCTCAGGGTCTATTTTGAAGAGCATGGGTTGGCCGTGGCTGAATGCGCCTCGGCGACAGAGCTTATGCAGGTGCTGGCCTCCCGGAATGTGGCCCTGGTTCTTCTTGACATCGGTCTTCCTGATACCGATGGCCTTTCTCTCCTCCCCCAGATTGTAGGGCAATACCCCGATGCCGCAGTGGTGATGCTCACCGGCGTTTCCGAGCTGCGGGTGGTTCTGGACTGCATGCGCAAGGGCGCCACCGATTACCTGTCCAAGCCGGTGCAGTTTGAAGAAATATTCCATGTGGCGCGCAAGGCCCTGGAGAAGCGGCGGCTGGTTTTTGAAAACCGTAAATATCAGGAGGAGTTGGAGGAGGCGCATTTCAGGATCCAGCTGCTGCATCAGTTGTCGGTGAAGATGAATAGCGTCTATTTGAGCACCGTGGAGCTTGATCAGATTTTACGGGCGGTTCTGGTGGGGATCACCTCTCGGGAGGGGTTGGGCTTTAACCGGGCGTTTCTGGCCATGTTCGATGGGGATGGACGGTTTTTGCGGGGGAAGATGGCCATTGGTCCAGGTTCTCGGGAAGAGGCCGGACGTGTTTGGGAGGAGATCGAAGAACGGGACCTTAATTTTTTAGAAATCGTTGATAATTTGAAGGAAACCACCACAAGCCATGACGCAGCGGTCAATGCCATTGTTAAGAATTTGGTGATTTCGGTCGAAGAGACGGGGAATATTTTGATCAATTCCGTGCTGAGCCGCAGGAGTTTCAGGGTTTCGCCGGAAAACGGCTGGGTGCCGAACCCCATTGAGCGGCGGATCGGCAATGGCAACAGGCGGTACAACGGGGCTGCGCTGCATGAGCGTCGGGAAAATGCGGAGGTGGGGGCGCTTGCTGTTCTTGGGGTGCCCAGGGATCTCATCAACATCCTTGATGAGGATTCCTTTGTCGTGGTGCCGCTCTATTCCCCTGGCCGCGCCTTCGGGGTGATTATTGCCGATAATTATGTGACCCGGCGGTTCATTGAGGACGGTCATGTCGGAGCCCTGGAGCTTTTTGCCAGTCAGGCCAGCCTGGCCATCGAACAGAGTCATCTGTACAACGAGATGCAGCAGAAGGTTGCCGAGCTTGAGGCGGTGAACCAAGAGCTTGATCGGAACAAGGATCTGCTGGTCGAAGCGGAGCGTTATTCCGCCTTGGGTCATATGGCGGCCCAGTTGGTCCATATCGTCAGGAACCCCATTACCTCCATTGGCGGGGTCTCCCGGATCCTGAAGAAAAAAAATGTCGATGCCGAGTGGGAAAAATATCTGAATGTAATTATCCACGAAACCGAGCGGGTGGAGTCCACCCTGGAGGATCTTTTTGATTTTGTGGGGCAAGGCGAGATCCACCAGGAGGAACTCCCGCTCTGCGCGCTGATTAGGAAAACGGCCCTCTTGCTTCAGTCGAGCATGGCGAAGCATGGCGTGACCTGGGAGATGGAATGTCCCTCGCCGGAACCGGTTGTCCAAGGAGATCTGCATCAGATCCGCCTGGTGTTTCTCCATCTGTTCAAGAATGCGGTGGAGGCCATGGGTGATGGGGGGAGGTTGACCATTGTCGTGGCTACCCAGGAAGGGCAGGTCATTGTCTCGGTCATCGATACCGGCCCCGGAATCCCTGAATCCTATCTGGATAAGGCCAAGGATCCGTTTTTTACCACCAAGACATATGGCACCGGTATGGGGTTGACCCTGGTGGAACGGATTGTCCGTGCCCATGGCGGCAGTTTTTCTCTCAAGCCCCACCTGGGCGGCGGTCTGGAAGTCAGGGTGGTTCTGCCTCTCCCCTAA
- the fliK gene encoding flagellar hook-length control protein FliK: protein MKIGGTPPVLQGIQLPASGQSDGGPKPALPATLLFGQGQLVKGEVTGFTAEGKVLLDIGGQVIEARSEVPLKVGSTLWLEVQQSEPLWLRVADKKGAAQEFLRQYYGDPAAMGKGLRGLLGLAFLADAEKMLADQAGMLQNFANTAMGPEGDPDRIIRLLTMLGSGSATEKSGTAQSGVGQEKLHQLVALLAEDRGGVLGKANSSAMQKLGLLLELQGELNARPASAQQAQFLLFPCVFAMGAGVGQWLFTLDRGDEQANQSEERGYALSFFLEMSRLGEIQIQLRVKGQSLQGECVVSGEAVQEHLAPQLAELEELLGNLGYEPVHFSCRVAKTSMLESLKSGIEAAAQLDKVRIVDVKA from the coding sequence ATGAAAATCGGAGGAACACCCCCTGTTTTGCAGGGGATACAGCTCCCGGCTTCCGGCCAGAGTGATGGCGGGCCTAAACCGGCTTTGCCGGCAACGCTGCTCTTTGGTCAGGGACAACTGGTCAAGGGGGAGGTGACCGGCTTTACCGCCGAGGGGAAGGTCCTGTTGGATATCGGCGGTCAGGTCATTGAAGCGAGGAGCGAGGTGCCGCTTAAGGTGGGCAGCACCCTCTGGCTTGAGGTGCAGCAGAGCGAGCCTCTCTGGCTGCGGGTGGCCGACAAAAAAGGGGCGGCTCAGGAATTTTTGCGTCAGTACTATGGTGATCCTGCTGCCATGGGCAAAGGGTTGCGGGGGTTGCTTGGTCTTGCCTTTCTCGCGGATGCGGAAAAAATGCTCGCCGATCAGGCCGGGATGCTGCAGAATTTTGCCAATACCGCCATGGGGCCGGAGGGTGACCCCGACCGGATCATCCGCCTATTGACCATGCTGGGCAGCGGCAGCGCAACCGAGAAGAGCGGCACGGCACAGTCGGGGGTGGGCCAGGAAAAACTCCACCAACTGGTTGCCCTTTTGGCCGAGGATCGGGGTGGGGTCCTAGGGAAGGCAAACAGCTCCGCCATGCAGAAGCTTGGGTTGCTCCTGGAGTTGCAGGGCGAACTCAATGCCCGGCCTGCGTCGGCACAGCAGGCGCAGTTTCTCTTGTTTCCCTGTGTTTTTGCCATGGGCGCTGGAGTGGGGCAGTGGCTCTTTACCCTGGACCGCGGGGATGAGCAGGCAAATCAGAGTGAGGAACGGGGGTATGCGCTTTCTTTTTTCCTGGAGATGAGCCGCCTGGGAGAGATACAGATCCAACTTCGGGTCAAGGGCCAGAGCTTGCAAGGGGAATGTGTCGTGAGCGGGGAGGCGGTGCAGGAGCATCTGGCCCCGCAGCTTGCCGAGCTGGAGGAACTGCTGGGCAACCTCGGCTATGAGCCGGTCCATTTTTCCTGCCGGGTTGCCAAGACCAGCATGTTGGAATCACTGAAAAGCGGCATTGAGGCGGCGGCGCAACTGGATAAGGTCAGGATTGTTGATGTGAAGGCCTGA